In the Magnetospira sp. QH-2 genome, one interval contains:
- the recJ gene encoding single-stranded-DNA-specific exonuclease RecJ, which produces MRGKAWRQRPGDDRLAMTLAQRFHIPELAGRVLAARGVDLETASSYLNPTLRDLMPDPDGFKDMATGTTRLADALANGETIALFGDYDVDGATSAALLGRFLRAVGGSPLLYVPDRLSEGYGPNGPALRRLREQGTTVAVTVDCGSTAFEALDVAAEVGLDVVVIDHHAVEPKLPKAHAFINPNRLDEPPGQGHLAAVGVTFLFAVALNRRLRERDWYHDQRPEPDLMGLLDLVALGTVCDVVPLVGLNRAYVTQGLKVMAKRRNGGLTALADVAGVNEAPGTYHAGFLLGPRVNAGGRVGQSDLGATLLGSDDPSVTREIAQRLDALNKERRDIEAMVLEQALSQVEGEPEEHLFPSLVMAVGEGWHPGVVGIVASRLCERFNRPACVLAVEGEKATGSGRSLPGMDLGAAVIAARQSEILLKGGGHAMAAGFTVDARRVDEFARFIAERLDRGMGDGGPVPELNCDTVLSVGAAHGGTIAAIERAAPFGAGNSEPRFVLADVLITHAKIVGENHVRCTLSGAAEGGRVNAMAFRSVDSELGQALLRHQGAAFHLAGHLRRDTWRGGNAVQFLIDDGVRVAETRPR; this is translated from the coding sequence TTGCGGGGCAAAGCCTGGCGACAAAGGCCGGGTGATGATCGTCTGGCCATGACCCTCGCCCAAAGATTTCATATTCCGGAATTGGCCGGGCGGGTTCTGGCCGCCCGAGGCGTGGACCTGGAGACCGCTTCCAGCTATCTCAATCCGACCCTGCGCGACCTGATGCCCGACCCGGATGGGTTCAAAGACATGGCCACCGGGACCACCCGTCTTGCCGATGCCCTGGCCAATGGCGAAACCATTGCCCTGTTCGGGGACTATGACGTGGATGGGGCGACCTCGGCGGCCCTGCTGGGACGCTTCCTGCGGGCCGTTGGTGGGTCACCCTTGCTTTATGTGCCAGACCGTCTCAGCGAGGGCTATGGCCCCAACGGACCGGCCCTGCGCCGCCTGAGAGAGCAAGGGACCACCGTGGCGGTCACCGTGGATTGCGGCTCCACGGCCTTCGAGGCCTTGGATGTCGCGGCGGAGGTTGGGTTGGACGTGGTGGTCATCGATCATCATGCCGTGGAACCCAAGCTGCCAAAGGCTCATGCCTTCATCAATCCCAACCGGTTGGACGAGCCGCCGGGGCAGGGGCATCTGGCCGCTGTCGGGGTGACGTTTCTGTTCGCCGTCGCCCTGAACCGGCGGCTGCGGGAAAGGGATTGGTACCATGACCAACGCCCGGAACCGGACCTGATGGGGCTGCTCGACCTGGTGGCCCTGGGCACAGTCTGCGACGTGGTGCCATTGGTGGGACTCAATAGGGCTTATGTGACCCAGGGGCTGAAGGTCATGGCCAAGCGGCGCAATGGCGGCCTGACCGCTCTGGCTGATGTGGCCGGGGTCAATGAGGCGCCGGGCACTTATCACGCCGGGTTCCTCTTGGGTCCGCGGGTCAATGCCGGCGGCCGCGTGGGTCAGTCGGACCTGGGGGCAACCCTATTGGGGAGCGACGATCCATCCGTCACCCGCGAGATCGCTCAGCGTCTGGATGCCTTGAACAAGGAGCGCCGGGATATTGAGGCGATGGTATTGGAACAGGCTCTGAGCCAAGTGGAAGGGGAGCCGGAAGAGCACCTGTTTCCATCTTTGGTGATGGCCGTGGGCGAAGGATGGCATCCCGGCGTGGTCGGCATCGTGGCCAGCCGCCTGTGTGAGCGTTTCAACCGTCCTGCCTGTGTCCTGGCCGTGGAGGGGGAAAAGGCCACCGGCTCCGGACGCTCCTTGCCGGGCATGGACCTGGGGGCGGCCGTCATCGCCGCCCGTCAGTCGGAAATCCTGCTCAAAGGCGGCGGTCATGCCATGGCCGCCGGGTTTACGGTTGACGCGCGGCGGGTCGACGAATTCGCGCGTTTCATCGCCGAGCGTTTGGATCGGGGCATGGGGGATGGGGGGCCTGTTCCCGAACTCAATTGTGACACGGTTTTGAGCGTCGGGGCGGCCCATGGGGGCACCATTGCCGCCATCGAGCGGGCGGCACCCTTCGGCGCGGGGAATTCCGAGCCGCGGTTCGTGCTGGCGGATGTGCTGATTACCCATGCCAAAATTGTCGGCGAGAATCATGTGCGTTGCACGCTGAGTGGGGCCGCCGAAGGCGGGCGGGTCAATGCCATGGCCTTTCGTTCCGTGGACAGCGAATTGGGCCAGGCCCTGTTGCGTCATCAAGGCGCGGCCTTCCATCTGGCCGGGCATCTGCGGCGTGATACCTGGCGTGGCGGCAATGCCGTGCAGTTTCTGATCGATGACGGCGTCCGGGTCGCGGAAACAAGACCACGTTA
- the glpX gene encoding class II fructose-bisphosphatase, with translation MMETDRPLSSHLNLAMDTVQVTEIAALAAGAWMGRGDEMAADGAAAAAMGAAIARLELDGKVVIGEFGDGASSSFCPGERVGGGVGPRVDIALTPLEGITACARGTANALSVMALTDAGGLLPVPEVYMDKIAVGPGLPEGIIDLEAEPEDNLKRVAEARGIAVPDLVVCILDRPRHEELIWRVREAGARIMLFADGDVSGIMATLEPESGVDMYMGIGGAPQGVLAAAALRCVGGQMQGKLLLRTNEDHTKAREMGLSDPSRIFSAADMASGDIMLAATGVTRSVLLRGVRRSGDSAVTHSLVMRSATGTLRYLQSRHSLDAAGDPLTGA, from the coding sequence ATGATGGAAACCGATCGCCCCTTGAGCAGCCACCTCAATCTGGCCATGGATACGGTCCAGGTCACCGAGATTGCCGCGCTGGCTGCCGGTGCCTGGATGGGCCGGGGCGATGAGATGGCGGCCGATGGTGCCGCCGCCGCCGCCATGGGCGCCGCCATTGCCCGGTTGGAGTTGGACGGCAAAGTGGTGATCGGCGAATTCGGTGACGGCGCTTCCAGCAGTTTTTGTCCTGGTGAACGGGTCGGCGGGGGCGTCGGCCCTCGGGTCGATATTGCCCTGACTCCTCTGGAGGGCATTACGGCCTGTGCCCGGGGCACGGCCAACGCCCTGTCCGTGATGGCCCTGACCGATGCGGGCGGGCTGCTGCCGGTGCCTGAAGTCTATATGGATAAGATTGCCGTGGGCCCGGGCCTGCCCGAAGGCATCATTGATCTGGAGGCCGAGCCGGAAGACAACCTGAAACGGGTGGCCGAAGCGCGGGGGATTGCGGTTCCAGACTTGGTGGTCTGTATTCTTGATCGCCCCCGGCACGAAGAACTGATCTGGCGGGTACGCGAGGCCGGGGCCCGCATCATGCTTTTCGCCGATGGCGATGTGAGTGGCATCATGGCCACCTTGGAGCCGGAAAGCGGGGTGGATATGTACATGGGGATCGGCGGAGCCCCGCAAGGGGTTCTGGCGGCCGCCGCTCTGCGCTGCGTGGGCGGGCAAATGCAGGGAAAGCTGCTGCTGCGAACCAATGAGGATCATACCAAGGCCCGAGAGATGGGATTGAGCGATCCGAGCCGGATTTTCTCCGCGGCCGATATGGCCTCGGGGGATATCATGTTGGCTGCCACCGGCGTGACCAGAAGCGTTTTGTTGCGTGGTGTCCGCCGATCCGGGGACAGCGCGGTCACCCATTCCCTGGTGATGCGAAGCGCGACAGGGACCTTGCGATACCTTCAGTCACGCCACAGCCTGGACGCGGCGGGCGATCCGCTAACCGGTGCTTGA